The Brevinematia bacterium nucleotide sequence CTAATACAAATAACCACACGATTAAGACAAAAACCGAATACCTGAAAATACCTCTTGCTAGCTTATTTGGCATTCTACCAGAAAACACAGCAAACCAAAAACTCACTCCATAAAACCCCTCCTGAAACCTGAGGTAAACGTATAGGATGAACATAGTAAATACTGATACAAGGAAAAGAAACCACAGAACATTGTTAAAAACAGTCTCTATGAAGGGCAGTGAGAACATATAGAATTCTGCTGGCATACCAAATATCGGGTCTATGTAGCCAAGAGTGCTAACCTTGCTAAAAAACTTAGCAATACTCATCCAATCAGTTGTAGCAGCTACATATCCAAAATACCCAGAAACAACTAAAAGTATAAGCCAAACCAAAATATTTGAAAACTTCTCTATAGCTTTCATTAATTCAAACTCTTTAACTTTTATCAGTCCTATTGGGAACCTTGGAAAGAAAAGCTTCATAGGAATATAAACAAAAAGCAAAAATCCCAAAAATACAGAACCAAACGTAACTAAAAATATAATAACCTTGTATTCTATTATTCCCCAGAAGATGTTGAAGTAACCCACTTCTTGAAACCAGAGCACATCAACCAAGAACTTCACTATCTCATTCAGAAGCAGAACAAATATTGCTCCTACTACCGCAATTACTATACCTACCCATATATCCTTAAACAAAACAGTTTTCCTTCTTAGATAGCTAACAAGAGCTTGAACCCCTAAAGGCAGTAGAAATAGAAGAAAAACTATGAACTTTATCATCTCTTATACCCCTTATCAAAATAATATTAACAAAACCAACCTGTCCTTTTCAATATGCAACTTCAACAAAGTCCTCCACTCAGCACGTAATTGAAATTGAGATTACCTTAGATTCATTATATTTCAGTGAAGAAGCTGATAGAAAAGAAACACCTTTACCTAGGTTTAATTACTCTAGTATTCGTAGGACTTCTAGGCTTAAGTATAAGACAATTATTTCTGTCACTTGAATTTTCCGGCAAAAAGCTACCTCCATTTCTAGTAACAAGACAACTTGGAGTTGACGCCATAGGAATGTTTCTTAAACCGGAGAATTTCACAAAAATCCTTCCTCAGTCCTATATAAAAGAAGTTAACGGCGTGCCTGTAAAAAATGATAAGGAGTTTTACCAAGTAATATTAAACCTACCCGAGAATGCTGAGAACGTAGATATAAAGTTTGCAAATCCTTTCTTCTTCACTGAAGAGGAATATAAAGTTAGGGTCAATCTTTACAGCATAACCTATATTGACTTCCTAGTTTTGTTCCTAATACCTGTTCTTTTCTCTACAATCCTGTTTTCAATAGCTTATTATCTACTCGCAGTAATGTTGTTAAAATCTTACCACTTCACTAACTACAAAAAGCAAATGTTTCTAAGTGCATCAACTCTCTTCTTCTTCATGGGAGTATTGGTAATTTCTGGATTAGACCTTGTAAATAGAAAAGAGTTTCTACCAATTCTGTATATATCTTTCGGAACGATAAATATAGCCTTGAGCATATTCTTCTACTACCTTAGCTACCATAGAATCAAACAGTGGCTCTATGTAATTGTAGCTAATATTCTAGTATCTTCCCTGCTGTTAACAGGATACTTAACTTTCTTTAATAACGCTAAGATCCTCATATCCATTGTAAAGGTAAATTATATTGTGATTGCCCTCAATGTAATCGCTGGGATAGTCTACCTTTTCCTAGTTAGAAAATCTATAAACAACACAATAGAAAAAGAGAGAATAAAACTAATAGTTTTTGTACTATTTATACCTATTTTTGTCCTAGGTATTGTTTTTCTAATCCAAGGCATAAGCTTTTACACCGTTCCTATATCAATCTTCTTCCTACTCTTTATTGCTGTCTCACCTATAGTTTCCATGGTTATCAACGACCACAATGTTAAGCTTTCAAAGGAAAGGATGGTCTTTTCTGTGATTACCTCTGTTGCGATATTATTAGGTTTTGTCATGCTCTCAAGCGTTATTATTAATGTGCCCGAAGAATCACTGTTTTTGTTCGGAATATACGGAATCCCTTCAGTTTTATTTTTCTCTGTAGTTCTATGGTATGGCATTGAAAATAGAGCACAAATCAGAGCAGATCTTTTTGAGATCTCTCCAGAGATCAGAAACGAAAGCATAAAAATGCATCTCTTCAGTAAACTCAAGAAGAGGTTTGGAAATGTGAGAGATGTAAAAATAATCCTTCAATATCCTCTCGTTTACGGTGAAGAAGAATTTGATACATATCTACCTTACAGCGAGTTTTGGGATGAAATTGAAGAGCATAAAGTAGTAACTATAAATGACATATTTTTTGATAAAACTTTATCAAAGTTTGAGAAGGTTTTTCAGAAATATAGAGTTGAATACCTTTTCGGCTTTCAGATAAGCAACAACAAGTGCATTGTAGGAATATCAACAAACAGTGCTATTAGTCGTTCTGAGCTAGAACAGATAGAAATGATAGTAAATTCATTTTCCATAGATCTACAAAGTTTTGCAGTTATAAACTCAGTAAAGTTTATGAAG carries:
- a CDS encoding PP2C family protein-serine/threonine phosphatase, whose product is MKKLIEKKHLYLGLITLVFVGLLGLSIRQLFLSLEFSGKKLPPFLVTRQLGVDAIGMFLKPENFTKILPQSYIKEVNGVPVKNDKEFYQVILNLPENAENVDIKFANPFFFTEEEYKVRVNLYSITYIDFLVLFLIPVLFSTILFSIAYYLLAVMLLKSYHFTNYKKQMFLSASTLFFFMGVLVISGLDLVNRKEFLPILYISFGTINIALSIFFYYLSYHRIKQWLYVIVANILVSSLLLTGYLTFFNNAKILISIVKVNYIVIALNVIAGIVYLFLVRKSINNTIEKERIKLIVFVLFIPIFVLGIVFLIQGISFYTVPISIFFLLFIAVSPIVSMVINDHNVKLSKERMVFSVITSVAILLGFVMLSSVIINVPEESLFLFGIYGIPSVLFFSVVLWYGIENRAQIRADLFEISPEIRNESIKMHLFSKLKKRFGNVRDVKIILQYPLVYGEEEFDTYLPYSEFWDEIEEHKVVTINDIFFDKTLSKFEKVFQKYRVEYLFGFQISNNKCIVGISTNSAISRSELEQIEMIVNSFSIDLQSFAVINSVKFMKVLNLEFDLLKQSQTNLLKSNRSISISTPEGKINVLSYWEPMIDLAGDIYGVTESGIYLTSWISDICGKGLTAAAISFTCYTLINQIIKNNLGIGKSVEIINDILVNEPLFSIDGFFLTLSGITINTESLEAEIINCGNPPVIFFDGEVVKEINPKGGIVGIFDDFQYDSVKLKLRKGMILLFFSDGATDIRGIKEVEEGDWIENLKDTIANYRTPEMIWEHLTKSFQNLSLHKNIIDDITVSMVYVE